Proteins co-encoded in one Cytobacillus sp. NJ13 genomic window:
- a CDS encoding fused response regulator/phosphatase produces the protein MGILVVDDNQANLFVIQHILKRAGYKDHLTFSSAKDMFQHLQGYSPFSADIKADIILMDIMMPEMDGIEACRRLQQIPHLKDIPVIFVTALEDSNKVAEALDAGGTDYVMKPINKTELLARIRAALRLKYEKDWHKEQENKIKNELDLSMQVQTSMLSEPIYHEHTLLKASYLPANKLAGDMYYWHQIDEHRFAAIQLDMMGHGISASLVCMFISSVLRDAIRTCSDPEYVMKELNRWMNSLNQRNQRIPYYFTAIYLVLNKKDKTVEYVNAGHPAGYALTDKKEMVSLSSNMCAVGFFEDITIQKETIPYIDSIQLLLFTDGVEEAVEQNNLNPCEYLQRFASFHWNAARTAEPIDMILTKLQQASADDDMCVVLVQAD, from the coding sequence ATGGGAATCCTAGTTGTGGACGATAATCAAGCCAATTTGTTTGTTATTCAGCATATATTAAAACGCGCCGGGTATAAAGACCATTTAACGTTTTCTTCTGCAAAGGATATGTTTCAGCATCTTCAGGGATATTCACCTTTCTCAGCTGATATAAAAGCAGACATTATCTTAATGGATATTATGATGCCGGAGATGGATGGAATTGAAGCATGCCGGCGGCTTCAGCAGATTCCGCATTTAAAGGATATACCGGTGATTTTTGTAACTGCACTGGAAGATTCAAATAAAGTAGCAGAAGCTCTTGATGCGGGCGGAACTGATTATGTTATGAAGCCCATAAATAAAACGGAACTGCTCGCCCGGATTCGTGCTGCTTTAAGGCTTAAATATGAAAAGGACTGGCATAAGGAGCAGGAAAATAAAATCAAGAATGAATTGGATTTATCCATGCAGGTTCAGACCAGCATGCTGAGCGAGCCCATTTATCATGAACATACACTGTTAAAAGCGTCCTACCTGCCAGCCAACAAGCTTGCAGGGGATATGTATTACTGGCACCAAATAGATGAACACCGCTTTGCAGCCATTCAGCTGGACATGATGGGCCACGGAATTTCAGCATCACTTGTATGCATGTTTATCTCTTCTGTTCTAAGGGATGCCATCAGAACATGCAGCGACCCTGAATACGTCATGAAGGAACTAAACCGGTGGATGAACTCCCTTAATCAGCGCAATCAGCGAATTCCATATTATTTTACAGCCATTTATCTCGTCCTTAATAAAAAAGACAAAACCGTCGAATATGTAAATGCTGGACATCCAGCCGGATATGCACTCACAGATAAAAAGGAAATGGTCAGCTTATCCAGCAATATGTGTGCAGTAGGCTTTTTTGAAGATATTACGATACAAAAAGAAACAATCCCCTATATAGACTCCATCCAGCTGCTCTTGTTTACGGACGGAGTGGAAGAAGCAGTAGAGCAGAATAATCTTAACCCTTGTGAATATCTTCAGCGCTTCGCATCCTTCCATTGGAATGCTGCCAGAACAGCAGAACCAATTGATATGATTCTGACTAAACTGCAGCAGGCAAGCGCTGATGATGATATGTGTGTTGTTCTGGTTCAGGCAGATTAG
- a CDS encoding protein-glutamate O-methyltransferase CheR yields the protein MKKEELEIDLLLKAIYGLSGYDFRQYMRSSIARRIQNRLSRDRLPNITSLTEKVIHEEGYLQKVLSDFSINVTEMFRDPSFFKAFRNEAVPMLRELPEIRIWHAGCSTGEEAYSMSILMEEEGLGERTKIYATDINEKVLEKAESGMIPLQKMQLYTKNYIMAGGKKSFSEYYTTDCEAAYLNSSLLDRMVFAQHNLVTDGSFNEFHVIICRNVMIYFNPDLQSHVFNLFNESLSMGGFLGIGSKEALRMEVPVFEEINLQEKIFRKTARA from the coding sequence TTGAAAAAGGAAGAATTAGAGATAGATTTGCTTTTAAAGGCTATTTACGGTTTATCCGGGTATGATTTCCGGCAATATATGCGCTCTTCTATTGCGAGGAGGATCCAAAATCGCCTTAGCAGGGATCGGCTGCCCAATATTACAAGTCTCACGGAGAAGGTAATACATGAAGAGGGGTATCTGCAAAAGGTTCTGAGCGATTTTTCAATCAATGTTACAGAAATGTTCCGGGACCCTTCGTTTTTTAAAGCTTTTCGTAATGAGGCTGTTCCGATGCTTAGAGAATTGCCTGAGATCAGAATTTGGCATGCAGGGTGTTCGACTGGAGAGGAAGCCTATTCCATGTCTATTTTGATGGAAGAAGAAGGTCTGGGAGAACGAACTAAAATTTATGCCACAGACATCAATGAAAAAGTGCTGGAAAAGGCAGAGAGCGGAATGATCCCTCTGCAAAAAATGCAGCTCTATACAAAGAATTACATTATGGCAGGCGGAAAAAAATCATTCTCCGAATACTACACAACCGATTGTGAAGCAGCTTATTTGAATTCATCCCTGCTTGATCGAATGGTTTTTGCACAGCATAATCTGGTGACCGATGGTTCTTTTAATGAATTTCATGTGATTATATGCCGCAATGTCATGATTTATTTTAATCCTGATCTGCAAAGCCATGTTTTTAATCTTTTTAATGAAAGCCTCAGCATGGGAGGGTTTCTGGGAATTGGAAGCAAGGAAGCGCTGAGGATGGAAGTGCCTGTATTTGAAGAAATCAACCTGCAGGAAAAGATTTTCAGGAAAACCGCTCGAGCATAA